The Arachidicoccus terrestris genome includes the window ACTGATCCCCGTGTCCGCACAAACCAATTGTCTGGAATACTGGGCAAGCGTTTCATTATCACCCACCAGGACGAAAACCAGGTCTTTTCCCAGTTTAAGAGCCTGCTGAATACTGGAAGACAGTCTGGGTTGCATATCTTCGGTTATCTTCATCCGGTCAATGACGATCTCTACATCATGAATCTTATAACGGTCCAACTGCATTTGCGGCTTCAGATCCTGGATCTCACCATCTACCCGTACTTTGACAAAGCCTTTCTTGCGGATCTCTTCGAAGAGTTCCCGGTAATGTCCTTTTCTACCCCTGACAACAGGTGCCAGAATCACCGCTTTTTGGCCTTTTTGCCTGAGATAGATATCCGATACGATCTCTTCTTCGCTGAACTTGACCATTTTCTTCCCCGTGTTATAACTATAGGCTTCCGCCACACGGGCAAAAAACAAACGTAAAAAATCATAGACCTCTGTAACCGTACCGACGGTCGATCTCGGGTTCTTGTTAGTGGTCTTCTGTTCAATTGAAATGACTGGGCTGAGCCCCGTGATCTTATCCACATCAGGCCTTTCCATATCTCCCATAAACTGCCTGGCATAGGCACTAAAGCTCTCCATGTACCTTCTTTGACCTTCATTATAGATGGTATCAAAGGCCAATGACGACTTCCCGCTGCCAGACACACCCGTAAACACGACCATCCTGTTTTTAGGAATATGGATATCAATATCTTTCAGGTTATGTTCTCTGGCACCAAATACATCCAGCGTTTCTATCGTTTGCTGAAGAGCCGAGGCGCCAATCGTATTATTTAGTTTTACCGGCGCAGAAGTCCGGGAGTTTCTCTTGGTCATAGTATCACCAAAATTAATGGAAATTTCTTCAATTGATACTAAAATATTTATAAGATTAAAAAAAGTTTATCGTTATCCCAAAAAAGAAGGCCTGATCTATAAAGATCAAACCTTCCAGTCAACGGTATTATACATCAATATTGGGAACAGGTCTTATTGACCTTCCTGTTCTCTTTTATTGTCTTTATGTTTTCCTATGCCGTATCCGGCGCCTCCACCGATCGCGGCGCCGATTACAGCGCCCAATCCACGGTTTTTCTTGGAAATAATAGCTCCGAGTACAGCACCGGATCCGGCGCCTATGACAGCCCCCTTAGCAGCACTGCTGAATTTCTTCTTTTGGGTGGTTCTCGCTTCTGTATTCGATGTCTGTGTCGGGTCGGCAGCTACTTCCGTATTACCTGCAGTTGCCCCTGCACTGTTATCATCTATATAGTCGCCGCCCGTATTGTCGTCGTTCACAGATTTGATAGCACCGCCTTCATCCTCACTGCCAGTGTAGGCGTCATTGTCGCCACCTGAGGTGAAAGCCTGGTTTGCGCCATTGTCAGTTACCCCATTTCCGTCAGGCGCTTCCCCGTTTAGGGCAGCGACTGAATCTGCGGCTTTTTGTGCATTAAAAGCGGCCAGGCCAGCTGTATCTGAAGGAGCGATCTGTGAATCTGAAGCGCCACTGTTCTTACAAGATCCAAACAGGATAGCCGCACTAAGTAGCACTGCCATCCATAAAATCCAGCGAAACTTAGTGGCGGCAGCCCACTTTGATCTGTCAGTGGTAACCACGGAAAGCCTGTTCATTTGCCGGTTGTGTATAGGAGATTCTCGATCGATTGAATTTACATTTTGTTTCATAACGAATAAATTGTTTGCTTACCAGCGAAAATTCAAAAAGCATACCAAGCAGGATCATTAAACAGGGCAAAACACAGGCCCATCCAGTAGGGCATTATCCAATATACTACTAACCAATGAATTACATGATTTGCCAGCCCTATCTCCTTTGTTAAAATCAGCCGGTGAATTAATAAAACATTAAGCCTCTGTGTAGGGTTTGACCTCCGTTTCAAACTTTTTATCGATGTATTTGGAATGCATAATACGCAGGATGCCCATATAATCCATTTTAAACTCTATCAGGTCGCCCGTTTTAATGCCTTTTTTGTTGCTGCCCAGATCGATTACTGTCATATCCGAACTGGAACCGACAATATGCATGTCGGCCTCTACCGGCTTAAAATGTTCAGCCTCAATATCCAGCAGGCCAACATCAACAATCGCCCGGTGTGCACTTCCTGAAGCACTTTGTTGATCGAACTGTAATACATCACCAGTCAGATTATGCCCCAGTTCACCCATAGGAACCATGGGCTTCTCATTTACCTCAATAACTTCTGCGTACAATTTGAATACATCATTGTGCATCTGGTCGAAAGTGGTGTTATGATAAACGTCAGTTCCTAAATACAGCGTTTCCCCCACTCTGAAGTGATTAACACCAGCCGGCAACAGGCCATTTTCAATTAAAGGGATCGTGACTGAAGCGCCTCCCGATACATAAGGTATTTTCCTGTTGAACTTCGTTTCTATAAGCTGTTTATAAATACAAAGCTGAATAAGTTTATCATGATTAGGCAATACGCCATACATACAAGTAAGATTTGTACCAATTCCAATGACCTCGATGCCCGGCAATTTAAATATATCACTGTAAAAATCAACCAGGTGCTCCCGCATAACGCCTTCCCTGAGTTCTCCCAGTTCAATCATGATCACCACCTTATGTATCTTACCCATTTTAACCGCAGCATCTGAAAGCAGGCGGATAGTTTGCAGTTCTGTATTAAAGCTAATATCCGCAAATTCTACCACACCTTGAATAGACCTTTTGGCAGGCGGCTTGATGAATACTGTTTCGATAGAAGGCTTAATCGCCTTGATTGCCTTTAGGTTGGTCACTCTGGAGTCACAGATCTGCGTCACTCCCAGGTCTATGACAGCTTCCAGATATTTCTTGTTACCACAAAGCAGTTTACTGACAACAGCCCATTCTATATTTTTACTTCTAAACAATGCATCCAGCTTTCCGTAATTCTCCCGAAGTTTCTTCTTATTGAGTGTTATAAAAGCCATGGATTATTTTTTAATTAAACGCATTTCTAAATATTTATTGCCAAAGCCAAACTTCTCATATAGTTTCCTGGCAGGGTTTTGCGGCTCTACGTGCAAGGCGATATCACCTTCAACCACATCTACCATTTTTTGCATCAATTGCCCTCCCAGGCCTTGCCCCCTATGTTGTTTATGGGTGGCAAGATAAACCAGAATATTTTCGGGGATATATTCTCCCATTCCCGTTTTATTGATGACTGCAGCCGAAAGCAACCTGCCCTCCTCCAAAACTTCAATCAGGTATCCACCAGGTGTATCACTGGAATTTGCATATAGAACGGCTTTTTCAATGGCAGATTTCTCATCGCCATATTCTTCCAGATGTTCAAATAAGAATGATGTTAACTTAGTCAGCTCCTCCGATGACAATTGCTCATCGGGCGTAATTATACGTGTATCTTTCATGATAATGTCGGTAGCCAGACGCCACCACTTGTTAATCCACTCATCCAAAATAAAAGCAAGATGTGCAATGCTTTTTCTCTCTCGCGTAAGTGCTGGGTAAAAATAAAGAAGAGTGTTGCTAAAAAAAATGATAAACCGAAGCCCAGCCTGATAGCTTATCTGTTGATGATTGACGCATATTCCCATCTTTATTTGGGAAAACTGCTCCGCAAAGTTACGAAAATAATATTTAATGGCATTTGATCCGCCAAAAGCTGCAGCAATTCAGCGTTTTAAACAAAATCGATATTATAATAAATTTTGTCGCGTTGCTTCAATAATCAATTCGGCCGTATTTTTTACACCAAACTTCTGAAGCATATTTTTGCGATGTGTATCAACCGTTAAATTACTCAAAAACAATTCTTCAGCGATCTGAATGCTTGTCTTCCCCTCAGCGATCATCTTTAATATCTGTTTCTCCCTTTTGGTAATAGATGTAACGCCTAATAAGTCTCGTCTGGATGGCTGTGCAATAATCTCCTGCACCTCTTTCGAATAAATGAGCCGGCCATCCATCGCAGCGCGGACGGCCTCTATAATTTCCTGCACGGAAGCATTCTTTAATAAATACCCCTTCGCACCATTTTGAATAGACTGCATGATCATACTTCTTTCCGTATGATTACTAAGAATAAGAATAGCAACATCGGGCCATTTCAATTTAATATTCTTACAGAGTTCCAGGCCGTTGGTCTCCGGAAGGCTTATATCCAACAAAATGACATCTACAGCTTTGTCCGCAATATGCTGCATCAGTCCGTTCGATGAATCAAAAGTACCTGTCACGACAAAACCAGGCTCTTTATCCAGCATATTTTTGAGCCCTTCCACTACGATAGGATGATCTTCGACAATTGCAATATAAATATCAGTTTGTTTCATATATTTCTATTTCTATATTGACAGTCGTACCTTCTCCCGGGCTGGAAATTATTTCCATTCTACCTTTAAGAAAGTCGACCCTGCTTTTAAGGTTATGTAATCCAATTCCTTTGACTTTTTGTAACTGGCCGGTGTCAAAACCGCGGCCATTATCTTCAACCGTAATCAGAAAGTTCTTCTCATTCTGACTGCATTGCAAAACTATTTGTGTGGCCTCTCCATGCTTGATTGCATTGGACAATAATTCCTGAATGATGCGGTAGATATTCAGTTGCATTGACACACTTAAATGATTTTTAATACCAAAATATTGGAAATTTATCTGCGTTTGTGGGCCATCATAAAACGCCACAAGGTCTTTGAGTGCCTGGTTGAGACCAAATTTTAACAGCGTCTCCGGAATCATATTGCGGGCGATACGCCTTAGCTCAGAAACAGCGTTATCCAACTGGTGCATGGTCTTTATAAGTTCCGGATCTTTTGACCTTTCCCGGGTATCATCGACCCAACCCGATAGATTTAATTTGACACCGGCCAGTATCCCGCCCAACCCATCATGCAGATCTCTTGCCATACGCACTCTCTCTTTTTCTTCTCCCTCCAGCATCGCCTCGGTAACCTGTATTTGTCGCTGCTGTTCCAGCACGCGTAACTGGCCTTTATGATCTTTTTCCTTTAGCTTATTTTGATGCCTGTAATAAAAGATTGCCAGTAAAATCAGCAATCCCAGGAAACCACATATAACCAGCAACAGCCTGCTGGTATATTTGGCTTTCTGCTGATCCAACTCCCTTTGACTATTCTCCCCCTGTAAGGCCAGGATTTTCTTTTCTTTTTCTGAAGTCCTGAACTTTATTTCCAATGCGTTGATCTTTCCCTGGATGTCCTCCTGGTGTAAACTGTCCTGCAGGGAAGAATAACGCTGCATCCAACCGTAGGCCGCCCTATAATCACCAAGCCTTTCATAGGTCTTGGCCATTTCATAGTAGCAAAGAACGCGATTACCCGCGCGCGACACAACCGGACTATGCATAATGGCATCCAGTACATTTCTGGCATGACGATAGTTACCTTGATCGGTATAAGTCTTGTACTGCTGAAATCGGATGGAATATGTATTATATACCGCATTTAACTCTTTACTAAGCGCAAGGCCTTTATTGAGTGCTTCAATAGAAGCATCGTGCTCTTTTTCCATCCTGTAATACATCCCTAAATACTCATAATAATCTAAAAAATTATCAGACTTCGGATAAGGAGCGATAATGCTGTAAACGGTATCCAGCATTGACTTGGCTATTTTGGTCTGTCCCATAAACAGCTTATTTCTGCTGCTGCGCAGATAACAATAGGCAGATATCGAATTAAGATAATAAGGCCCTTTGCGGATAGACTGTAATCCAAGGGAAAAATATGTATCCGCTTTGACGTAATTATTGGTGTTAGAGAATGCGAGCGCAACATTGACGTATAAAAGTCCCAATTCATCATTTCTGCCTGAAGCCTCCGCCATCGGGATGGCCTTATTCAACATCAGATCCAGATACCTTTCTTTATGATCCTTCATCTGTTCCAAAACACAGAAATTGTTCCATGCCTGAGCCCGGAAATAATAACTATCCGGTGATTTTATCTCGGATAGAAGACTGACAGCGCGCATATACAGTTTTTGTGTTGAATCCACATTGCGTTCAAAGAGTATTCCTCCCTGAAAATAAGGATAGACCGCATTGAGGAAACTGTTATTATGCATCAATCTTTTAGCGGACTGCAGGTAATGGATGGCCTTCATCGTATCCTTAGCTGACCAGTAGTCAGATAACCTTAGATTGGCCATCGCCTTTATACTGTCTGTCGTTTCTTTTTGCGGCTGCTTTATAATCGCCTCTATACTGTCTAAATAACGGCTTTCATTCAGATCTACAAATTGCGCAGTTCCCCAACAGGTCAGGGATAGAAAAATCAATAAGAGATTTACTTTGAGGCGCATGGAGAAATGAATATAACAGCAATTTAAACATATATCCGCAATCTACCTATCCTTGGCGTATCATCCCTGGAAACTACCAGATTTTCGGTAGCGGCATTTACTTGTCAATTGGTATTGCCGGTTATTCGTATGGCAGCTACCTTCATACCTGTTTTTAGAAATGTTTAGGTGATGCTTCAGCAAGTGCAGGGTACAATGTGTAAATAGGGCGGTTTTTTCTGTTATTGGTT containing:
- a CDS encoding YMGG-like glycine zipper-containing protein is translated as MKQNVNSIDRESPIHNRQMNRLSVVTTDRSKWAAATKFRWILWMAVLLSAAILFGSCKNSGASDSQIAPSDTAGLAAFNAQKAADSVAALNGEAPDGNGVTDNGANQAFTSGGDNDAYTGSEDEGGAIKSVNDDNTGGDYIDDNSAGATAGNTEVAADPTQTSNTEARTTQKKKFSSAAKGAVIGAGSGAVLGAIISKKNRGLGAVIGAAIGGGAGYGIGKHKDNKREQEGQ
- a CDS encoding alanine racemase; translated protein: MAFITLNKKKLRENYGKLDALFRSKNIEWAVVSKLLCGNKKYLEAVIDLGVTQICDSRVTNLKAIKAIKPSIETVFIKPPAKRSIQGVVEFADISFNTELQTIRLLSDAAVKMGKIHKVVIMIELGELREGVMREHLVDFYSDIFKLPGIEVIGIGTNLTCMYGVLPNHDKLIQLCIYKQLIETKFNRKIPYVSGGASVTIPLIENGLLPAGVNHFRVGETLYLGTDVYHNTTFDQMHNDVFKLYAEVIEVNEKPMVPMGELGHNLTGDVLQFDQQSASGSAHRAIVDVGLLDIEAEHFKPVEADMHIVGSSSDMTVIDLGSNKKGIKTGDLIEFKMDYMGILRIMHSKYIDKKFETEVKPYTEA
- a CDS encoding GNAT family N-acetyltransferase, whose translation is MDEWINKWWRLATDIIMKDTRIITPDEQLSSEELTKLTSFLFEHLEEYGDEKSAIEKAVLYANSSDTPGGYLIEVLEEGRLLSAAVINKTGMGEYIPENILVYLATHKQHRGQGLGGQLMQKMVDVVEGDIALHVEPQNPARKLYEKFGFGNKYLEMRLIKK
- a CDS encoding response regulator; this translates as MKQTDIYIAIVEDHPIVVEGLKNMLDKEPGFVVTGTFDSSNGLMQHIADKAVDVILLDISLPETNGLELCKNIKLKWPDVAILILSNHTERSMIMQSIQNGAKGYLLKNASVQEIIEAVRAAMDGRLIYSKEVQEIIAQPSRRDLLGVTSITKREKQILKMIAEGKTSIQIAEELFLSNLTVDTHRKNMLQKFGVKNTAELIIEATRQNLL
- a CDS encoding tetratricopeptide repeat-containing sensor histidine kinase, which produces MRLKVNLLLIFLSLTCWGTAQFVDLNESRYLDSIEAIIKQPQKETTDSIKAMANLRLSDYWSAKDTMKAIHYLQSAKRLMHNNSFLNAVYPYFQGGILFERNVDSTQKLYMRAVSLLSEIKSPDSYYFRAQAWNNFCVLEQMKDHKERYLDLMLNKAIPMAEASGRNDELGLLYVNVALAFSNTNNYVKADTYFSLGLQSIRKGPYYLNSISAYCYLRSSRNKLFMGQTKIAKSMLDTVYSIIAPYPKSDNFLDYYEYLGMYYRMEKEHDASIEALNKGLALSKELNAVYNTYSIRFQQYKTYTDQGNYRHARNVLDAIMHSPVVSRAGNRVLCYYEMAKTYERLGDYRAAYGWMQRYSSLQDSLHQEDIQGKINALEIKFRTSEKEKKILALQGENSQRELDQQKAKYTSRLLLVICGFLGLLILLAIFYYRHQNKLKEKDHKGQLRVLEQQRQIQVTEAMLEGEEKERVRMARDLHDGLGGILAGVKLNLSGWVDDTRERSKDPELIKTMHQLDNAVSELRRIARNMIPETLLKFGLNQALKDLVAFYDGPQTQINFQYFGIKNHLSVSMQLNIYRIIQELLSNAIKHGEATQIVLQCSQNEKNFLITVEDNGRGFDTGQLQKVKGIGLHNLKSRVDFLKGRMEIISSPGEGTTVNIEIEIYETN